The following are from one region of the Odontesthes bonariensis isolate fOdoBon6 chromosome 12, fOdoBon6.hap1, whole genome shotgun sequence genome:
- the spopla gene encoding speckle-type POZ protein-like A isoform X1, with protein MSRVPTPPPPGEMSSGPVAESWCYTQVKVVKFSYMWTINNFSFCREEMGEVLKSSTFSSGPNDKMKWCLRVNPKGLDDESKDYLSLYLLLVSCPKSEVRAKFKFSLLNAKREETKAMESQRAYRFVQGKDWGFKKFIRRDFLLDEANGLLPDDKLTLFCEVSVVQDSVNISGQSNMNMLKVPECQLSDDLGNLWECSRFTDCSLYVGGQEFKAHKSILAARSPVFNAMFEHEMEESKKNRVDISDVDPDVFREMMGFIYTGKAPNLEKMADNLLAAADKYALERLKVMCEEALCNSLSVENVADTLILADLHSAEQLKAQAIDFINRCSVLRQLGCKDGKNWTSNHATDIMDTAGWKSMVQSHPHLVAEAFRALASAQCPHFGPPRKRLKQS; from the exons ATGTCACGGGTTcccacccctcctcctcctgggGAGATGTCAAGTGGACCTGTGGCAGAGAGCTGGTGTTACACACAG GTCAAAGTTGTGAAGTTTTCTTACATGTGGACCATAAACAACTTTAGTTTTTGCCGAGAGGAAATGGGGGAAGTGTTGAAGAGCTCAACCTTCTCTTCTGGCCCTAATGACAAAATGAAATG GTGTCTGCGAGTCAATCCAAAGGGACTTGATGATGAAAGCAAAGATTATCTGTCATTGTATTTACTTCTTGTTAGTTGTCCAAAAAGTGAAGTCAGAGCaaaatttaaattttctttGTTGAATGCGAAAAGAGAGGAGACAAAAGCAATGG AAAGCCAAAGAGCATATAGATTTGTCCAAGGCAAAGATTGGGGCTTCAAAAAATTTATACGGAGAGATTTCCTCCTCGATGAAGCTAATGGACTCTTACCAGATGACAAACTCACCCTTTTCTGTGAG GTTAGTGTTGTCCAGGACTCGGTGAACATTTCTGGCCAGTCCAACATGAACATGTTGAAAGTACCGGAGTGTCAGCTCTCTGACGACTTGGGAAACCTGTGGGAGTGTTCACGCTTCACAGACTGCAGCCTCTATGTGGGAGGGCAGGAGTTCAAAGCCCACAAATCCATCCTAGCAG CAAGGTCACCAGTCTTTAATGCGATGTTTGAACATGAAATGGAAGAAAGTAAAAAG AACCGTGTTGACATCAGCGATGTGGATCCAGATGTCTTTAGGGAAATGATGGGTTTCATCTATACAGGGAAGGCACCGAACCTGGAGAAAATGGCAGACAATTTGCTGGCAGCTGCAGATAAA TATGCTCTGGAGCGTTTAAAGGTCATGTGTGAAGAGGCCTTGTGCAACAGCCTTTCGGTGGAGAACGTGGCAGACACCCTCATCCTGGCTGACTTGCACAGTGCAGAACAGCTCAAAGCACAAGCCATAGATTTTATCAACAG GTGCAGTGTCCTGAGACAGCTGGGCTGTAAAGATGGAAAGAACTGGACTAGCAA TCATGCCACAGATATAATGGATACTGCAGGCTGGAAGTCAATGGTCCAGTCCCATCCTCACTTGGTAGCCGAAGCCTTCCGCGCCCTGGCTTCAGCACAGTGCCCACACTTTGGTCCTCCACGGAAGCGTCTAAAACAGTCCTGA
- the spopla gene encoding speckle-type POZ protein-like A isoform X2, translating into MWTINNFSFCREEMGEVLKSSTFSSGPNDKMKWCLRVNPKGLDDESKDYLSLYLLLVSCPKSEVRAKFKFSLLNAKREETKAMESQRAYRFVQGKDWGFKKFIRRDFLLDEANGLLPDDKLTLFCEVSVVQDSVNISGQSNMNMLKVPECQLSDDLGNLWECSRFTDCSLYVGGQEFKAHKSILAARSPVFNAMFEHEMEESKKNRVDISDVDPDVFREMMGFIYTGKAPNLEKMADNLLAAADKYALERLKVMCEEALCNSLSVENVADTLILADLHSAEQLKAQAIDFINRCSVLRQLGCKDGKNWTSNHATDIMDTAGWKSMVQSHPHLVAEAFRALASAQCPHFGPPRKRLKQS; encoded by the exons ATGTGGACCATAAACAACTTTAGTTTTTGCCGAGAGGAAATGGGGGAAGTGTTGAAGAGCTCAACCTTCTCTTCTGGCCCTAATGACAAAATGAAATG GTGTCTGCGAGTCAATCCAAAGGGACTTGATGATGAAAGCAAAGATTATCTGTCATTGTATTTACTTCTTGTTAGTTGTCCAAAAAGTGAAGTCAGAGCaaaatttaaattttctttGTTGAATGCGAAAAGAGAGGAGACAAAAGCAATGG AAAGCCAAAGAGCATATAGATTTGTCCAAGGCAAAGATTGGGGCTTCAAAAAATTTATACGGAGAGATTTCCTCCTCGATGAAGCTAATGGACTCTTACCAGATGACAAACTCACCCTTTTCTGTGAG GTTAGTGTTGTCCAGGACTCGGTGAACATTTCTGGCCAGTCCAACATGAACATGTTGAAAGTACCGGAGTGTCAGCTCTCTGACGACTTGGGAAACCTGTGGGAGTGTTCACGCTTCACAGACTGCAGCCTCTATGTGGGAGGGCAGGAGTTCAAAGCCCACAAATCCATCCTAGCAG CAAGGTCACCAGTCTTTAATGCGATGTTTGAACATGAAATGGAAGAAAGTAAAAAG AACCGTGTTGACATCAGCGATGTGGATCCAGATGTCTTTAGGGAAATGATGGGTTTCATCTATACAGGGAAGGCACCGAACCTGGAGAAAATGGCAGACAATTTGCTGGCAGCTGCAGATAAA TATGCTCTGGAGCGTTTAAAGGTCATGTGTGAAGAGGCCTTGTGCAACAGCCTTTCGGTGGAGAACGTGGCAGACACCCTCATCCTGGCTGACTTGCACAGTGCAGAACAGCTCAAAGCACAAGCCATAGATTTTATCAACAG GTGCAGTGTCCTGAGACAGCTGGGCTGTAAAGATGGAAAGAACTGGACTAGCAA TCATGCCACAGATATAATGGATACTGCAGGCTGGAAGTCAATGGTCCAGTCCCATCCTCACTTGGTAGCCGAAGCCTTCCGCGCCCTGGCTTCAGCACAGTGCCCACACTTTGGTCCTCCACGGAAGCGTCTAAAACAGTCCTGA
- the nxph2a gene encoding neurexophilin-2, giving the protein MSALQTFLLFVLLHQVTCRKVHEEATELIEWRDGDNERKISPTGASPRILNPLRLFAKGSPELKSNMREMTYLQNMEDFWDWLSNQTDVQAAQARTKRRPIVKTGKFKKMFGWGDFHSNIKTVKLNLLITGKIVDHGNGTFSVYFRHNSTGMGNVSVSLVPPSKVVEFEIAQQSTLENKDTKSFNCRIEYEKTDRNKKTALCGYDPSKVCYQEHTQSHVSWLCSKPFKVICIYIAFYSVDYKLVQKVCPDYNYHSDTPYSSTG; this is encoded by the coding sequence GTCACATGCAGGAAAGTGCATGAAGAAGCCACAGAACTCATCGAGTGGAGGGACGGTGATAATGAACGGAAGATATCTCCCACGGGGGCCAGTCCACGGATTCTCAATCCCCTGCGCTTGTTTGCCAAGGGCTCTCCCGAGCTCAAGAGCAACATGAGGGAAATGACATATTTACAGAACATGGAGGACTTTTGGGACTGGTTATCAAACCAGACAGATGTTCAGGCTGCACAGGCCAGAACTAAACGCAGACCCATCGTCAAAACTGGCAAGTTCAAAAAAATGTTCGGGTGGGGGGACTTCCACTCCAACATCAAGACCGTCAAACTCAACCTGCTGATCACGGGGAAGATTGTGGACCACGGAAATGGCACTTTTAGCGTTTACTTCCGTCACAACTCCACTGGAATGGGGAATGTGTCGGTAAGCCTGGTGCCACCTTCCAAGGTTGTGGAGTTTGAGATCGCCCAGCAGTCCACACTTGAGAACAAAGACACAAAATCATTCAACTGTCGCATTGAATACGAGAAGACTGACCGCAACAAGAAGACCGCCCTGTGTGGCTACGACCCATCCAAGGTGTGCTATCAGGAGCACACGCAGAGCCATGTGTCATGGCTGTGCTCAAAACCCTTCAAAGTCATATGCATCTATATAGCCTTTTACAGTGTGGACTATAAACTGGTCCAGAAGGTATGCCCCGACTACAACTACCACAGTGACACACCTTACTCGTCCACCGGGTGA